The Chiloscyllium punctatum isolate Juve2018m chromosome 31, sChiPun1.3, whole genome shotgun sequence nucleotide sequence ggtgtTTGTGTGTCTTTTGCAAAACCCCTTGCCCTGATTTGATCTTTGCCTTTTTCGCTCTCGCAGCTTTGAACCCGCAAGCGGCCCTGTCTCAGGTTCGGGAGCGACAGCGCGTCCTCAACGGGCAGGAGGAGCCACTGTGTTCCCGCTCCACTCCGGAACTCTCGCTCGAAGCCAGGTCTCTGCCCGCCCCTGGCCAGGAGCCCCCCGAGCTGGCCCCTCCCCGGGCCGAAGGCGACGCGCCCTTGGGGCCAGCCCACCTGGGAACCCCTCGTGCCGGTGCCCACCGGGAGGCCGAGCGGGTGCTCCCTGCAGAGGCTGGCGTGGGCCTGCGGTGAGCTGGAGCAGGCCTGCTCAGTGGAGTACAGCTCTCAGCTCTGCCTCTTGATCAGGAACTGCGCCGACGCGCTGCACAGCTTGAAGCGGCTGGCCTAGTCACCCTCTGGGACTCCAGGGGGCGGCACTCTCTGTCAGAGGTCCGTGCCCTGAATCCGCCAGTGTACCGTGGCACACCAGGGTTGCGGGGAGAGGGTGCTAATCTCTGTTTCATTGGCTCCGGGTGCACCCTCCAAGCCACAGAAATGTCCTGCTCTGACCTCCAGCCATATTTAACTTTGCACTTCTGGGGAGCAATGATGTCTAGATTGTCCATGTGACATTTAGCAATTAGCTGTGGTGAAATTAGGAGTATATTCTAGTCTGCCTCCCTCATAGTGTTGGAGACAACATCATTTAAAACAGTCTCCTAACCCAGTCTAATAGCCTTTCACGTTCTCCCTTGTCCGATATCTCCCGAACTAATAAACAGAACCGtcagcgccccccccccccccccccccccccacaccatggTTGTTCATTTTGAAAACTGTTTAATCTTTAGTGTTTTGGAGCCTGTAGGATACTTCCTGGAGGTTTGACATTCCTCCTGTGGTCCCGGAGTGTTATGGGAAATCCTGTCTGGAATTGAATAGAGGTTTTGAAAGTTTGCACAGTtgttgtggggggggaggggggtgtttcAACGGTCAATAAGACACATTAACCTTTGGGtctggggacagtgcagagagagctctatttaactctgtgctgtccctctcctggagtgtgtttgatggggacaatgtGGAGGCAGCTTTACTCTATCGACTCCCACAATGTACCTCACCTAGGGGTGTTTTGAGTGGGTCAGTGTAGAGCTTTTAAGCTTTACTTTCAGCTTAAAAGAGTAGAGGGACTGTTTACTCTGTATCCAGCCCTGTGCTGGACCTACTTTGGGAGTGTTTGCCTAACAGAATTGGTCAGTGCTGGAATTTTGACCTCGAGTTCCGTCTGAATCACTCCAAGGAGTAGAGAGATGGAATTGTAGAGGGGAGTtggattacatttttaaaatgatttaGGTCAAACTGATGGCTAAGGTTGTGGCTCGAGTCCATTGCTAGTACCGTGAGAATTCCCCTTTGGAATCTACATCTCCGTTAGATGTTGCACTGTGTGGAGATACCTTTTGGATCCTAAGCTGTTCCACTGCACATTGAGCCCATGCTGGGATTGATGGGACTCTGTATGGTCACCAGAGATAGTTCTCTCTTCCCTACACTTCCACCCAACCCCACTggaaatgttttgtttttgtaTTTTGGTTTAAATTAATAAAGTATTTGCATTTCTCTTGCGGTGCTGCTGGTTTCTCGGGCCCTGTGGGTCTCCAGGGTCAGGCACAGACGGGGACCTGAGCTGGTGCCAATTCCAAAAAGGCACAACCTTTGAGGGGTGGATCTGTGCGGTCTCTCTGGGAGCAGCACCCCTGGACAGGACATGAGAGACCTCAGGAGGGGCAACAGTAAGGGTGAAAGAAGGAAGGGTCCCAAAGTGGGCCAGTAGTTCACCCTGGAGATAAAGGATTTGAGCAGTATCCCAGTTAAATCCTGCCATATTAATCATTCATCCTGTCTTTAAGTCTCCCTTCTCCattagagacatacagcacagaaacagatccttcggtctaacAAATTCATGCTGACCAAGCTTACTGAAActcaactagtcccacttgcctgtgtttggcccatctccctctaaacctttcctatcaatgtacattcaaatgtcttttaagtgttgtaactgtacatacatccaccacttcctctggcagctcattccacatatgaaccaccacTACCTCCCCCCCGTGTGAAAGAGTTGCTtcccaggtcccttttaaatctttctcctctcacctacaAAATGtgccaggcgaaagtgaggactacagatgctggagatcagaatctagatttgagtggtgctggaaaagcacagcaggtcaagcagcatccgagcagcaggagaatcgacgtcccGGTGAaacgcttttgcccgaaacgtcgatcttcctgctcctcggtgctgcctgacctgcgatgcttttccagcaccactcaaatctaAAAAAAtgtgctctctagttttgaactcccctatttTCGGAAAAAAGACCCTTGcaatcaccttatctatacctgtCATGATTTGCAAAACTATTAGAAGGTCAACCTCCTAAATatcccagcctctctttatagctcgAATCCTCCATTCCTGGTAACACCCTTGTACATCTTCCCTGcgtcctttccaatttaatatccttcctatagcagggcgaccagaactgtacataatactccaaaagtagcctcactaatattctgtacaactgcaacacgacataccaactcctatactcaatggtctgagcaatgaaggcaaacgtgcCAAACACCACTACtatccctgtctacctgtgatgcaactttcaagaaCGATGTACATGAaccctccaaggtctctgttcaacaGCACTCCCCAGAGCCATATCATTATAAGACCTGCCCTTGTTTGTTATACCAAAATGCCATACCTTgcgtttatccaaattaaactgcatctgccactcctcagcccattcacccaattgatcaagatccctttgtaatcttggataacttccttcgctgttcactataccatcaattttggtgtcatccgcaaatttactatccatgcttcctaaattctcaggtggctcagtggtgagcactgctgcctcacagcaccagggtcccgggttcaattctagcctcgggcgactgtctctgtcgagtttgcacattctccccgtgtctgcatgggtttcctcccacaatccaaagatgtaggtcaggtgaattggccgtgctaaattgcctgtagtgttagggaaatgggtctgggtgtgttactcttcggagggttggtgtggactgtttgggctgaagggcctgtttcacacagtgggtaatctaatctaatcatccaaatcatttacataaatgacagacAACAGTGGACCTGTTACCAATCCCTCTAGAACACACCTAGTcctaggcctccagtctgaaaaacaaccctctaccactacCCTTTATCTCATacagtcaagccaattttgtattccaTTGGCAAGCTGTttttgaatcccatgtgatcgaacTTTACTGACCATTCTACCATGCAGAACTCTGTCAAAGGCGCTACTAGTCGATGTAGATAATGTCTACATCATTTAtcttggtcacatcctcaaaaaactgaatcaaattagtgagacactattccccacccacaaagccatgctgactatccctgaacaTTCTTTGTCCCTTCAGATGCATGtgaatcctatctctcagaatccccccCAACAACTTAGCCAGTATTGATGTCAGACTTTGCTACTCTATACTTCCAGGGTttgtaatagagatgtacagaatggaaacagacccttcggtccaacccgaccagatttcccatcccaatctagtcccacctgccagcacccggcccatatccctccaaacccttcctattcatatacccatccaaatgcctcttaaaatgttgcaattgtaccagcctccaccacatcctctggcagctcattccatacatgtaccaccctctgcatgaaaaagttaccccttaggtctcttttatatctttcccctctcaccctaaacctatgccctctagttctggactcgcagCCTTTCTTAGATAAAGGCACAACATTGGCCACCCTCCAGTTCTCCAGCT carries:
- the znrd2 gene encoding LOW QUALITY PROTEIN: protein ZNRD2 (The sequence of the model RefSeq protein was modified relative to this genomic sequence to represent the inferred CDS: deleted 1 base in 1 codon) encodes the protein MALNSGDEEMMWTPPSEAEMKVIEARRERQDKITKLMGDYLLKGYKMLADSCQECGTVLLQDKKQKNYCVACQELDSDVDKDNPALNPQAALSQVRERQRVLNGQEEPLCSRSTPELSLEARSLPAPGQEPPELAPPRAEGDAPLGPAHLGTPRAGAHREAERVLLQRLAWACGELEQACSVEYSSQLCLLIRNCADALHSLKRLA